Proteins encoded together in one Chitinophaga sp. LS1 window:
- a CDS encoding response regulator transcription factor: MTAPIYKILLLEEDTALIRKIQQLLALHNYDLITSTTPEEGMYMSRQFKPDLILCGVKLRGGSGYHFLMELRNDPTLQHLPIILISGKESKEDMRMGMNLGADDFLTKPFKSKELLMSIKSRITRFTVFNLQHREKKHTTIVSMPVVAPEIHSKLSKTELRIMQMIAEGLSTKEIAQALNISIKTVENHRHNISKKLNLTGHNSLIKYAIRNLQQQYRILG; encoded by the coding sequence ATGACAGCACCAATCTATAAAATTTTACTCTTGGAGGAAGACACTGCTTTAATCCGGAAAATCCAGCAGCTACTAGCCCTACACAACTACGATCTGATCACCAGTACAACCCCCGAAGAAGGGATGTACATGAGCCGTCAGTTTAAACCGGACCTCATTTTATGTGGCGTAAAACTGAGAGGTGGCAGTGGTTACCACTTCCTTATGGAATTGCGAAACGACCCCACACTGCAGCATTTACCCATTATACTGATCAGTGGCAAAGAAAGTAAGGAAGATATGCGGATGGGAATGAATCTCGGTGCAGATGATTTTCTGACCAAGCCTTTTAAGAGCAAAGAACTGCTCATGAGTATTAAATCGAGGATCACAAGGTTTACGGTTTTCAACCTGCAACATCGGGAGAAAAAGCATACCACCATTGTGTCTATGCCTGTAGTTGCCCCGGAGATACACAGCAAACTGAGTAAAACAGAACTACGCATCATGCAGATGATTGCGGAAGGATTGAGCACTAAAGAAATTGCACAGGCTCTCAACATTAGTATCAAGACTGTTGAGAACCACAGGCACAACATTTCAAAAAAGCTAAACCTGACAGGGCATAATTCCCTGATCAAGTACGCCATCCGGAATTTGCAGCAGCAATACCGGATATTAGGTTAG
- a CDS encoding SGNH/GDSL hydrolase family protein yields the protein MEQSTTQSARRKFLRNLSLGTLAAAALPDISFANPISEKAKKITLKKDAVILFQGDSITDAGRKRDHDEANNGGALGTGYAFLAAAALLKQFPDRNLKIYNRGISGNKVYQLAERWDADCLNLQPDVLSILIGVNDYWHTLTNNYTGTVKTYQDDLTALLDRTKQKLPNVQLIIGEPFAVNHVKAVDDKWFPAFNDYRTAAKEIAGKYNAIFIPYQDIFDKAQKSAPGSYWTGDGVHPSLAGAELMASSWLDTVK from the coding sequence ATGGAACAATCCACTACTCAATCAGCCCGGAGGAAATTTCTCCGTAACTTATCACTTGGCACCCTGGCTGCGGCGGCCCTTCCTGACATCTCATTTGCCAACCCCATTAGTGAAAAAGCTAAAAAGATAACCCTGAAAAAGGATGCTGTGATCCTGTTCCAGGGCGATTCTATTACCGATGCCGGCCGTAAAAGAGATCATGATGAAGCAAACAATGGCGGTGCCCTGGGCACCGGGTATGCATTTCTCGCAGCGGCAGCTTTGTTAAAACAATTCCCTGACCGGAACCTGAAGATCTATAACAGAGGCATCAGCGGGAATAAAGTATACCAGCTGGCAGAACGCTGGGACGCAGATTGCCTGAACCTGCAACCAGATGTACTCAGTATTTTGATTGGGGTAAATGACTATTGGCATACGCTGACTAATAATTATACCGGTACCGTTAAAACCTATCAGGATGACCTGACTGCTTTGCTGGATCGTACGAAGCAGAAATTACCAAATGTACAGTTGATTATCGGAGAGCCGTTTGCTGTCAATCATGTGAAAGCTGTAGATGACAAATGGTTTCCGGCATTTAATGACTATCGTACAGCTGCAAAAGAAATAGCAGGTAAATACAATGCCATTTTCATTCCTTACCAGGATATCTTTGATAAGGCACAAAAGTCTGCACCAGGTAGTTACTGGACGGGGGATGGGGTACATCCCAGCCTGGCAGGTGCAGAGCTGATGGCGAGTAGCTGGTTGGATACTGTAAAATAA